One genomic region from Bacillus sp. SLBN-46 encodes:
- a CDS encoding MFS transporter yields the protein MNKMYLRFWILVSIVAISGFSQGMLLPLIAVIFEKSGVSPSLNGLNATALYIGILLVSPFMEWPLRKYGYKPVIIFGGALVFLSLALFPLWKTFWFWFVLRLLIGIGDHSLHFATQTWITSFSPPERRGRNISLYGLFFGIGFATGPLMTPLVNVNEALPFIASSILCLIGWGFVFLLKNELPEQEVSINSFLGTIKQFRKALKYGWVAFLPPFSYGFLESSLNGSFPVYALRMDMDVSSVSIVLSAFAIGSIITQLPLGMLSDQYGRRNILMTVLFLGFFSFTAASFMEHSVIGLFVTFLISGMVVGSTFSLGISYMTDLVPKKLLPTGNLLCGIFFSLGSLMGPIIGGLFIKYLQDVSFFYIISTMLLVLSVIIFSFGKKSYLLVEQQNS from the coding sequence ATGAATAAAATGTATTTACGGTTTTGGATCTTGGTCAGTATTGTGGCCATTTCTGGTTTTTCCCAAGGGATGCTTTTGCCGCTAATTGCTGTTATTTTTGAAAAAAGTGGGGTTTCTCCTTCATTAAATGGGTTAAATGCTACAGCACTTTATATTGGAATCTTGCTAGTCTCTCCGTTTATGGAATGGCCCCTAAGAAAATATGGGTATAAACCGGTTATTATTTTCGGTGGAGCACTTGTCTTTCTATCATTAGCCTTATTTCCTTTATGGAAGACCTTTTGGTTTTGGTTTGTATTAAGATTACTCATTGGTATAGGGGATCACTCCCTCCATTTCGCCACTCAAACCTGGATTACTTCGTTTTCACCACCGGAAAGACGGGGACGAAATATCTCTTTATACGGCTTATTTTTTGGAATTGGATTTGCCACAGGGCCTTTGATGACACCGTTAGTTAATGTAAATGAAGCCTTGCCCTTTATTGCCTCTTCCATTTTATGTCTGATTGGCTGGGGATTTGTCTTTCTTTTAAAAAATGAACTACCTGAACAAGAAGTGTCGATCAACTCTTTTCTAGGAACAATTAAGCAATTTAGAAAAGCCTTAAAGTATGGTTGGGTAGCCTTCTTACCTCCCTTTTCTTATGGATTTCTGGAATCATCATTAAATGGGAGTTTTCCTGTTTATGCTTTAAGAATGGACATGGATGTTTCGAGTGTCTCAATCGTTTTATCTGCCTTTGCCATTGGAAGTATTATTACCCAGCTTCCGTTAGGGATGTTAAGTGATCAATACGGCCGGAGAAATATTTTAATGACTGTTCTTTTCCTTGGTTTCTTCAGTTTTACCGCTGCAAGCTTCATGGAGCATTCAGTTATCGGACTGTTTGTTACGTTTCTCATTTCAGGAATGGTTGTTGGATCGACCTTCTCTCTTGGAATAAGTTATATGACCGACTTGGTACCAAAAAAACTTTTACCTACAGGAAACTTATTATGCGGCATTTTCTTCAGTCTAGGCAGCTTAATGGGGCCCATCATCGGCGGCTTATTTATTAAGTACCTGCAAGATGTAAGTTTCTTTTACATTATTAGTACAATGCTTTTAGTATTATCAGTCATCATCTTTTCTTTTGGCAAAAAATCGTATCTACTAGTTGAACAGCAAAATTCATAA